The genomic segment GATTTGTCCTTAATGAGTCAAGCTGACATCATTTTTATTTGTACACCCATTGCTGCTATTGCTCCGACAGTGGCAAAATTAATTCCCTATTTACAACCTCACACCATTTTAACGGATGTAGGTTCTGTTAAAAAACCGATTGTCGAAAATTGTTCAGCGTTATGGCCTAATTTTGTGGGCGGACATCCGATGGCAGGGAACACGCAAACCGGAATTAATGCGGCTCAACACCATCTATTTGTCAACAAACCTTATGTGATCACACCGACCGCTAACACACCCCTCGAATCTATTAAAATTGTAGAATCAATTGTGGATTTATTGCAAGCTAAAATTTATCATTGTCAACCGGAAGAACATGATCGGGCTGTGGCGTGGATTTCCCATCTCCCTGTCATCGTTAGTGGTAGTTTAATCGCTTCCTTAAGACAGGAAGATAACCCCGATGTCGCCTTGTTAGCTCATTATTTTGCTAGTTCGGGATTTCGAGATACCAGCCGCGTTGGTGGGGGGAATCCTGAACTGGGATTAATGATGGCAAAATATAATCGGGATGCTTTATTACGTTCTCTACAATCCTATCGTCAAACCTTAGATAAAATTACCACTTATATTGAACAAGAAGACTGGCAAACCTTAGAAAAACAATTACATCAAAATCATTCTGATCGTCTAAAATTTAATCTCTAACCCGTAGTAAGCCCTTCAGGGCTTTCTAATTTCCCTCTCAAGAATGATGATTAACAATCAAATTCCATAACGTTTGCGGTAACTGCATCAAATAATCGAATAACTCCTGGGGGCCAATTCCAAACACAAGCTGTAATATTAATACAATAGCCGCGATCGCAACAGCCGTACTAATACTCGCTTTTAAAACCTGAACCGCCCAAGTAAAAACCAACCAAGCCACTAACAATGAAGCCAATAAAATAATTAATTCAATGGTCATAATTCGTAATTCGTAATTCCTAATTCGTAATTCTTAAGCAATACTACCCCGTTTCCTCGCTTCCTTATAGGAAATTCCCACATTTCTTAATCCAGCTTTAATCATTTGCTGTTCTAACATTGCAAAAAATCGGCTGCGATCGCCTCCTTTAACAACCGCTTGATTATGGGCTTCAGCTAACACCACTGGATACCCATATCCCTTTTGAACCTGGGCGATTACCATTCCTAATGCTAACTCTAATTGTTCGGAATTTTCAACCACCCAAGCCGGAACTTCCAAACGAGCAATTTCCATCCCGACATTGACATAACAAAAATAGATTTGATGATGGTCATATAAATCCAAAATTGAGGAATTAGACCGCCAAAACGGACTGCGTTGACCGGGTTTTAATTGGGATTCCCATAATACTGTATCGCGCAAGGGATCACACACTTGACAAGGTGCTTTTTTCTCCGTTCCCGTTGCACTCATTCCCCCCGTACCTGGACAATATTTTAAACAATTAGGTTCTTCAAAGGTACAAGCTTGTAATCGTAAAAAAGATAAACTTTCACTACTTCGAGAGGCACTCACATAACCCATTAATGGAATATTGGCTAATCTTAACTGTTCCCAAGATTGTAAAATCGGTTGTAAAATTAAATCTCGTGCTTCTGAAGGTAATTGTTCTAAAAACCAATAAACTAAGGAACCATCCACTAACGCTAAAGTAGGAATATTTAACTGTTGATTGGGAGATATTTCTAATAATTGCTGTCCTGATTCTGCTAAAATGATTGCTTCGGAAACAGACCGACGATAGCCCATCCATTCTTCCGTTTTAATTCCCCATTGACGGGATAAATATAAATCTTCAGGACGATAATAAATTTCAGGAACACTATCTAAAATCGGGTGGCGACTTTGACCATAATGTAAAATTACCCGTCCCACATTAATTAAATAACAATAGGCAATTTCATGGGCACTGGGAGCAATTTGAGAACCATCCGTTGCGAATACCGTATGAGCTAAAGGAGGTTCAACAATATAGGGATAATGATTTAAAGGTTCTAAGGGAGTCGCGGGTTTAAAGATAATCCTCTGTTTAAATTCTTCATGTTTTTGCATTAAATTATCGGAATTTAATTTCGCTTGTTCCATCAAATTTAAAGCAATTTCAATTCGTTTTCGAGACGCTTCTGCTTCGCGATTAATATGTTGACTCATCCCTTGCATTTGTTGGGACAATTTGGTTAGATCTAACATTATGTTTTATTGGTAATTCCGGTATTAAGTTTAAGCTTCCCCCGTTGTTGGGTTTCAGTCTCAACTATTGGGCTATATTCCGCAACAACGAGGGGGTTTATTAATACCAGTTTAACAGATAAACGGATAGAATATTATTGGAGGGCGATCGCAATTCCTATTCCAACTACAAATAAAATAATCCACACAAAGCCTTCCCCCTCATCGGATATAGACCGATTAACCCATCTTTCCCTTTTACACCGTAAGCAGTAGTAGTGGTCGGGTTTCTGTGTATCTCTGACCCAAGGACAATACATTTCCTCTTATGAACAGGAGTTAATTCAGGATAATGTTAATATTGAGGCGTTAACTCATGCTGAACCTGGACACAAAGGAATTTGGCAACAAGTTTATCATTGGTTACACGATAAAAAATTTCCTCGATGGCAATTTAATCAACTTTGGCAACAGTTTAAACAGCAGGAAACCCCGCAACTCGACTGGATTAAATTTGCACCAACAGTCCGAGGAATGTATTGGGAAGAACCCGTAAACTCGACCCCGACTATTCCTTGTGATCTCCCTTTGAGAATGGAGTTAAACCTAAATTATCCCCAGTCTTATTTATTATTGTTAAATAGAGGATTAAATACTCGGTTTTTGGTTTGTCCCTCTTTAGCTTTTGCACCCGATAATAAAATTGATCAACCTCCGATTTTATTACCACAAATGGGTTCAATAGCAACTCAAAAAAATCGCTTTATTAAATTTGATGGAGAAGGCGTTGAGGAATATTTAGGAATTGTTTCAGAAAAACCGATTGAAATTGACGGGTTAACTCGCAACCCTAAACAACAATTTCCTATTTTAGAGGATGATATCTTAAATCAATTATGGCAACAGTTACAGCAACAACAAAATTGGCAAGTTTTTTATCAATCTTTTCAGGTGGTGAAACATCAACCCTAACTCAGAAACCGGGTTTCTTTCACAAAATTTGATTTCTCATTCCAGATCTGACTAGAAACCCGGTTTCTAATTCCCTCTCAAAACTTAACCTAACGCCAACAGAAACCGGGTTTCTTCCACAAAACTTGATTTCCTATTCCAGATTTGACTAGAAACCCGGTTTCTAATTCCCCTAACACACACTACAATATTATTAACCCAGAGGAGCATCCCATGAACGAAGAACGCCTCGCCGCTTACCGTGATTTAATTCAGCTATTAATTGATTGTCCCAACGGAGAGGAGGAAACAATTCTCCAAGACCATGCTGAATTAGTGGATATGGGGTTATGCTTAACGATGAAGAGGGTAGCAGAAACCCTAACGGAAAACGGACAGGAACAAACCGCCCAATGGTTGTTAAACTTCGCAGAACAATTAATGATGCTGTTATCCTCTCCATCCCCTGACAATGAGCAATTTAATCAATATTCTCCTCAAGATTATTATACCTTAATTCTAAGATTATTGCAAGCAGAAGATGAAGATAATATTGAACAATTAAATACCCTGCTTGCCGATAACCGTCATCTCCTCAACCCACAATTTGCGGAAGTCTTAAAAGTTGTCGCTGCGGGATATATTGAAGAACAGCCAGAAGCAATAGAAACAATATTAGCATTAGTCGAAAATATCAGTATTAGAATTAACGAATTTCCTCTGGGAAACCCTAGATATATTCAAAAAATTGCCACTGCGGGATATGAGTTTGTCTTGGGTTATCGTCAGGAAGAATCTGAATTAGGGGCGCAAACTAATAATAATCTGGGGAATGCCTATTTAAGACTAGCAGCAATAGAAAATACCCAAGAGAATTTAAAAGCAGCCATCGCTTGTTATCAACTGGCTTTAATTGTTCGTCAACAACAGACCTACCCCCAACAATGGGCAATGACAAATAATAATCTGGGGACTGCCTATTCTGACCTAGCAGCAATAGAAAATACCCAAGAGAATTTAAAAGCAGCCATCGCTTGTTATCACCAGGCTTTAATTGTTCGTCAACAACAGACCTACCCCCAACAATGGGCAACGACTAATAATAATCTGGGGACTGCCTATTCAGACCTAGCAGCAATAGAAAATACCCAAGAGAATTTAAAAGCAGCTATCGCTTGCTATCACAAGGCTTTAATAGTTTATCAACAACAGACCTACCCCCAACAATGGGCAACGACTAATAATAATCTGGGGACTGCCTATTCAGACCTAGCAGCAATAGAAAATACCCAAGAGAATTTAAAAGCAGCTATCGCTTGCTATCACAAGGCTTTAATAGTTTATCAACAACAGACATACCCCCAACGATGGGCAACGATAAATAATAATCTGGGGAGTGCCTATTTAAGACTAGCAGCAATAGAAAATACCGAGGAGAATTTAAAAGCAGCCATCGCTTGTTATCAACTGGCTTTAATTGTTTATCAACAACAGACCTACCCCCAAGATTGGGCAATGACTAATAATAATCTGGGGAGTGCCTATTCAGACCTAGCAGCAATAGAAAATACCCAAGAGAATTTAAAAGCAGCCATCGCTTGTTATCACCAGGCTTTAATTGTTCGTCAACAACAGACCTACCCCCAACAATGGGCAACGACTAATAATAATCTGGGGACTGCCTATTCAGACCTAGCAGCAATAGAAAATACCCAAGAGAATTTAAAAGCAGCCATCGCTTGTTATCAACAGGCTTTAATAGTTTATCAACAACAGACCTACCCCCAAGATTGGGCAATGACTAATAATAATCTGGGGACTGCCTATTTAAGACTAGCAGCAATAGAAAATACCCAAGAGAATTTAAAAGCAGCCATCGCTTGTTATCAACAGGCTTTAATTGTTTATCAACAACAGACCTACNCATAAATAACGTCAACTAACAAAAAGCCAAACCCCTTATTCTGAAGGACTTACAGCGTTTATCATTTGAACTTTAATTATGACCACGTACTTACTTTCGTTTTTTCCTGCCTACCTACTGATGCAAAGCATGAACAGGGAACAGGAAATACATCGTTGCGAGATAGTTTAATAACTTAACAGTGTTTTAAATGTAGGACACATTGCCATGATTATAACTGGTAAAACTTTATTTGACAAGAGAGATTTTTGCGGATTTTTTCTTCCGTATAAATACGGAGCTATAGCAAGTCTAAATCGGTTGTAATAACCTCTATGACTCAAACCCTGACCGTAGGGGCAATTCATGAATTGCCCCTACGGTAAATCAAATAGGATTGCTATATATATAAATGCAATATTTTGCAGCATTGATCATGTTTTCATATCGTTTTTTGATTTTGAGCGGTTTAATTCTCAGTCCTCTGGCGACCTTTTTTAGTTCTCAATTAGCAGCCTTTGCGGGTACAGACACGACAACTATTAATATTAGTGGTACTGTTCCCTCAGTGGTTCAGATTTCCTCACCAACAACCATGCCTGTTAGTAATAACTTGCCTTTAGGTAATCTCGGTCAACAGGTTATTAAAGTTGCTGAACTTCAAATTATAACCAATAATCCTAATTCTCCGGGTGTCACAATAAATGCAAGTTCAACGAATAGTGGTGCTTTATCATCAGCTAATGGCAATAGCTCTATTCCATATCTAATTACAGTCACTGATCACCTGACTCAACCCAATAATTTTGATAATATTAATAATTTCAGTTCCCCTCAAACGACAGGCTTTAACGCCGAGGGTGTAAAGACAGTAGATTTATATATTCGGTTCAATCAAGCAACTATACCCAACCAAGGTAACTATTCTGATGTGATCACCTTGACAGTATCCGATAATTAATCAAGATCTGTTCATCAGCATTACTTCCCCAAATGGTTTGACTTTAGATATAATCAATCATACTTTATTCCAACTGTATTTGCTCATCATTAAATTATGAAACGTTCACTTCGACATTTTTTGAGTTTTATTTTCTTGATCATATTAAGTGGGATTTCCCCCGCATTAGCTTTTAAATTAGAACCAATTTCTAGGGTATTTGAACCAGCAGGAGCAGGGGCTACCCAATCTTATGAAGTTATTAATGATACTGCCGAACAAATCGCCGTTGAACTGTCAATGGCCGAGCGAAAAATCAGCTTAGAAGGTCAAGAAACCACCGAAAGTGCTGATGATGATTTTTTAGTTTATCCATCCCAAATCGTATTACCACCCCAAGGAGTACAATCAGTACGGGTGACATGGTTAGGTAATCCCAACCCAGAAAAAGAACTAGCTTATCGTATTATTGCCGAACAATTACCGATTAATCTCAAACAGCCAGAAGAGTCACAAGCCGAAACAACATCAGGCGCTATTAAAGTCATGTTTCGTTATATAGGATCAGTGTATATTCGTCCTAAAAATGCCCAATCAAAAGTTGTCCTGAATGGCATCACTCACGAAAAAGGAACTGATGGAAATGATCGGTTAGTGATTACCTTTGAGAATCAAGGAACGCGGCGTGCTGTCTTATCAGAATTAAATTTAAACTTAACCAGTCAAGGCAGTCAATTAACCTTAAAACCAGAACAATTAGAAGGAGTAAATAATGGAGTGATTTTAGCGGGAAATCAACGACGGTTTTCTATGCCTTGGCCCCAACAATTGCCCATCGGTGAAGTCACAGGAACATTTACATTTAAAGATGTGGATTGACACTCGCCGAGCTAAGAGGGTTGGGAGACCCAACCCTACGGGTTTTGATCACCCATTATTGAGACTTGCTAGAGCAAAACTGGTTTCTCAATGAAACTAAAACTTAAGCTTAATAATTTTAAATTATTGTTATTTTTTAGCTTGACTTTAATTCTATGTAATTCTTCACCAACTTTAGGGCAAGATTCACCTTCTCCATCTCCTACTTTAGCTCCTGAAACTCAAAACCCAGACCCGACATTTGAGGATATTTTTGGCAAGCCGCGTAACCAAGCACAGAAAGTTATCGTACCCTTTTTTATTGATGGACAACAAAGAGGACAGGTATTACTAAACCTGGGAAATATACCCGGAGTGCAGATTCAAGCCGCACCTTTATTAGCAGAAACAGAAAAGGTGATTCGTCCAGATACCCAAACAAAACTAACCAATGCAGTTGATGTTGAAGGAAATCTCAACTTAGAAATTTTACGACAAAATGGCTTAGAAGCAACCTTTGATCAGTCTAAATTAGAACTACAAATTCAAGTTCCACCGACTCAAAGACGCACCAATGTTGCCAGTTTAAACGAACGCAGATTACCCCGTGGTACTGAAAATGCAATACGTCCTAGCACATTAAGTGGTTATGTTAATTTTCGTGCGGATCAAGACTATATTTGGCAGGGTTCAGAACAAAGTCAAATCGGACGCCAACCCCTTCGTTTTGGTTTAGATGGTGCTTTGAATTATAAAAATTGGGTGTTTGAGGGACGCAGCGATTTTACTGAAGGTCGAACACCTGCTTTTATCCGAGGAGATTTACGACTGGTTCGGGATGCACCGGATCAAGCTTTACGGTATGTGATCGGCGATCTTTCCATTCCGGTCACAGGTTATCAAAATAGTCAATCTCAAATCGGAATTTCTGTCGCTAGAAATTTTAGTTTACAACCCCATCGGGTCACTCGACCGATTAGTCAATATGAATTTTTCTTAGAAAGTGATTCGAGAGTGGATGTATTAGTAAATGGTCGATTAGAACGAACGTTAGAGTTATCCGCCGGACGGCAAGATATTCGTGATTTGCCTTTGGGTGCTGGAATAAATGATGTAGAATTAGTGATTACAGATAATGTCGGTCGGGTACAAAGACTGAATTTTTATCATCCAGTTGCAGCCGATTTATTAGCACCCGGAGTTCAACAATTTGCCTATAGTTTGGGTTTTCCAACCTCCGATAGTTCAGGCGATCGCAACTATGATTTTACCGAACCGATTGTAACTTTATCCCATCGTTTAGGAGTTACGAATCGCTTAACCGCAGGTAGTTATTTACAAGCTAATTTTGATCAGCAAATTATCGGTTTAGAAGGAAGTTGGGCAACTCGTTACGGGAATTTGGGCTGGGATATGGCCCTCAGTCACGAGATCGAATTAGGCATTGATTATGCAGCGCGGTTGCGTTATGAATATTCACCAGTGGGTGCGAAGAATCCGTCTCAACGTTCCTTTCAATTAACCGTAGAAACCAGAGGAGAAAATTTTAGTCGAGTTGGAGAAGATAACCCCAATAATGATTTTTTTTACGATATTACGGCAAATTATAGTCAACAATTATTCTGGAAGATCCGAGGAAATCTCAGTGCTCGATATGAATTCGGGCGAGATACTCCTAATACTTATAGCCTCAGCTTAGGTCTTTCTAAAACCGTCCGAAATGGCTTGAATATTAGGTTAAACCTCAGTCAAAATCGTGATCAAACCGGTTTTGAGCAACAACGTGCTTTTATCAATTTATCCTGGTCAATTCCCAAAATTCGTCAATCAATACAAGTTTCATCAGATGTTAATAATAATGGACAATATAAGAATAGTTTAAACTGGAGTTATAACCCCTTACGAACTATTGGAAGACCCAGAATGTCCCTGGGTTTAACTCAAAATGACCGAGGTTATAATTTGACCGGACGGTTATCTTATACCGGCTATTACTTCAATTGGGATTTATCAAATGATGCAGTTTTTACCGTCGATGGAGATGGTGGGATCTCAAATACCAGTAAACTTAGTTTGGCTACCGCCTTGGTGTTTGCAGATGGTCACTTTGGTTGGTCACGTCCGATTAATGATAGTTTTGCTTTAGTCATTCCCAAAGATAGTGTTAGAGATCAAGAAATTGTGATTAATCCCAGTATCAATGGCGATACAGCCCGCATTAATCATTTTGGGTTTGCTGTTGTTCCTAATTTAAGTCCTTATAATCTTTCTACTTTAATTATTGATGCTCCAAATTTACCTGTAGGAATGGATTTGGGGAATCGCGCTATCACAATTTTACCCACCTATCGCAGTGGAACATTAGTCGAAGTTGGAACAGATGCAACGGTATTTTTACGAGGGATATTATTAAATGCTAACGGTGAACCGGTTTCGTTACAATCAGGACAAATTGTTTCTATTTCTGATAGTAATTTTCCGGTAGTAACTTTGTTTACAAATCGATCAGGTAGATTTGCCACTGCTGGATTAAAACCAGGTCGCTATCAAATTAAATTATTTAGCAACCCTCCAGCAGAAATGGAGTTTGAAATCCCCGCAAATGCAACCGGAATATATGATACCGGGACGCTTCAATTTCCTTAATCATTAATATAGCAATCCCAAATAGATTGTAATAATTTAAAACTGATATGAAACAGCCAGAAGTATTATCCCTGTTCCCAGTTAAGCTGNATTGTCCCTACCGTCAAGATTTTGGTCATCGAGGGAATTACAACCGATTTAGACTTATATGAAATCCTTAAATGTTGGCTACGCATCAGTCCCCTGTAGAGAGGTTGCATGCAACCTCTCTACAGATAATTACAGATAATTAGAGAGCGCGTGAAGCCGTAAAAATTGCCCATTTCAAGAGTGCCGCTTCCCAATTCGTAATTCGTAATTCCCCATTGCCTTTTGTAGCATTTTTTTCAGGATTTCATATTACTATAGGATTGCTATAGCAAGTCTAAATCGGTTGTAATAACCTCTATGACTCAAACCCTGACCGTAGGGGCAATTCATGAATTGCCCCTACGGTNGCAACCCAGAGTCAGGAATTATTAAACCAGTTAAAGGAATCTAACCAAACCCGCATTAATGATTTAATTAAAAATCCCCTGCGGTTAGCGTTATTATGTCGAACTTGGAAACGGGGGCAAAAATTACCGGAAACCCAAGCCGGACTTTATCAACGGTTGGTGAAGGGTCATTATCAATGGAAGGATGAACAGAAACCATTTCAAATTCCCTTCGAGGTGCAAGAATGTCTCCATCAACAGTTAGGAGAGTTAGCGAAAACAGCGATAAACCGTGAACAATTTCGGTTTCGTTTAGAGGAAAAATTTGTTGAACAGTATTTAGGAAAACCGCAACGGGAAAATTCTCTATTTGATTGGGCGTTAAAATTAGGATGGTTAAATCGGGTGGGGTTAGCATCCGTTGAGGAAAAGGATTCAGACCAAGCGGTTTATGCCTTTTTCCATCCTACGTTTCAGGAATATTTTGCAGCTTTAGCGATTAACGATTGGGATTATTTTTTACCTCGAAATCATGTCAATTGTCCGGTGGAGAGGAAAGAGTATCGCATTTTTCAACCCCAATGGAAACAGGTGATTTTATTATGGTTGGGGCGGGATGATGTGGAAGCAGGGGAGAAAGAAGAATTTATAAAAGCATTAGTAGAATTAAGAGATAGCTGTCAAGATTTTTATGGGTATCGTGCCTATTTTTTGGCTGCTGCGGGAATTAATGAGTTTAAAGAATGTAGTTTATCAGATGCAATTGTAGAACAGATTGTTAAATGGGGGTTTGGTTGTTTTGATATTAAAGAGCAAACATGGGTAAAATTTCTTGCTCCGATTGCAGAAGGTGCAAGAACAATATTATCAGAGACAATTAGAGAAAAAGTGATTGCTAATTTAATTAGAGTTTTAGAAACTACTGAGGATAAATATAATCACATTTGGGTTGCCGAGAGTTTAGGGGAAATTGCCGTTGGGAATGAGTTAGCAATAGGGTCGTTAATTCGGGTTTTAGAAACTACTGAGGATACAGATACTCGCAGGAAGGTTGCCGATACTTTAGGGGGAATTGCCGTTGGGAATGAGTTAGCAATACAGGCATTAATTCAGGTTTTAGAAACTACTGAGGATGAACATACTCGCAGGGAGGTTGCCGATACTTTAGGGGGAATTGCCGTTAGAAATGAGTTAGCAATACAGGTATTAATTCGGGTTTTAGAAACTACTGAGGATACATATACTCGCAGGGAGGTTGCCAATAATTTAGGGAAAATTGACGTTGGAAATGAGTTAGCAATAGGGTCGTTAATTCGGGTATTAGAAACCACTGAGAATGAAGATACTCGCAGGAAATTTGCCAATACTTTAAAGGGAATTGCCGTTGGGAATGAGTTAGCAATACAGGTATTAATTCGGGTATTAGAAACCACTGAGAATGAAGATACTCGCAGGTGGGTTGCCAATATTTTAGGGGAAATTGCTGTTGGAAATGAGTTAGCGGTAGGAGCGTTAATTCAAGTATTACAAACCACTGAGGATGAATCTACTTGTGAAGTGATTGCCTATAGTTTAGGGGAAATTGCCGTTAGAAATGAGTTAGCAATAGGGGTGTTGACTCAGGTCTTAGAAACCACTGAGAATAAATGGGTTCGCTCGTGGGTTGCTCATACTTTAGGGAAAATTGACCCTGGAAATGAGCTAGCAATAGGGACATTCATTCAGGTCTTAGAAACTGCTAGGAATCAAATACTTTGCAATGAAGTTGCCCGGATGATAGGGGAAATTGCCGTTGGAAATGAGTTAGCAATACGGGAGTTAATTCGGATCT from the Planktothrix tepida PCC 9214 genome contains:
- a CDS encoding prephenate/arogenate dehydrogenase; amino-acid sequence: MNIGIVGLGLIGGSLGLELYTHRQQTQAQISNNPSASPSPSYRILGISLEQKICDIAVKRGVVDEASVDLSLMSQADIIFICTPIAAIAPTVAKLIPYLQPHTILTDVGSVKKPIVENCSALWPNFVGGHPMAGNTQTGINAAQHHLFVNKPYVITPTANTPLESIKIVESIVDLLQAKIYHCQPEEHDRAVAWISHLPVIVSGSLIASLRQEDNPDVALLAHYFASSGFRDTSRVGGGNPELGLMMAKYNRDALLRSLQSYRQTLDKITTYIEQEDWQTLEKQLHQNHSDRLKFNL
- a CDS encoding DNA double-strand break repair nuclease NurA, which encodes MLDLTKLSQQMQGMSQHINREAEASRKRIEIALNLMEQAKLNSDNLMQKHEEFKQRIIFKPATPLEPLNHYPYIVEPPLAHTVFATDGSQIAPSAHEIAYCYLINVGRVILHYGQSRHPILDSVPEIYYRPEDLYLSRQWGIKTEEWMGYRRSVSEAIILAESGQQLLEISPNQQLNIPTLALVDGSLVYWFLEQLPSEARDLILQPILQSWEQLRLANIPLMGYVSASRSSESLSFLRLQACTFEEPNCLKYCPGTGGMSATGTEKKAPCQVCDPLRDTVLWESQLKPGQRSPFWRSNSSILDLYDHHQIYFCYVNVGMEIARLEVPAWVVENSEQLELALGMVIAQVQKGYGYPVVLAEAHNQAVVKGGDRSRFFAMLEQQMIKAGLRNVGISYKEARKRGSIA
- a CDS encoding spore coat protein U domain-containing protein — translated: MFSYRFLILSGLILSPLATFFSSQLAAFAGTDTTTINISGTVPSVVQISSPTTMPVSNNLPLGNLGQQVIKVAELQIITNNPNSPGVTINASSTNSGALSSANGNSSIPYLITVTDHLTQPNNFDNINNFSSPQTTGFNAEGVKTVDLYIRFNQATIPNQGNYSDVITLTVSDN
- a CDS encoding fimbrial biogenesis chaperone, whose amino-acid sequence is MKRSLRHFLSFIFLIILSGISPALAFKLEPISRVFEPAGAGATQSYEVINDTAEQIAVELSMAERKISLEGQETTESADDDFLVYPSQIVLPPQGVQSVRVTWLGNPNPEKELAYRIIAEQLPINLKQPEESQAETTSGAIKVMFRYIGSVYIRPKNAQSKVVLNGITHEKGTDGNDRLVITFENQGTRRAVLSELNLNLTSQGSQLTLKPEQLEGVNNGVILAGNQRRFSMPWPQQLPIGEVTGTFTFKDVD
- a CDS encoding fimbria/pilus outer membrane usher protein encodes the protein MKLKLKLNNFKLLLFFSLTLILCNSSPTLGQDSPSPSPTLAPETQNPDPTFEDIFGKPRNQAQKVIVPFFIDGQQRGQVLLNLGNIPGVQIQAAPLLAETEKVIRPDTQTKLTNAVDVEGNLNLEILRQNGLEATFDQSKLELQIQVPPTQRRTNVASLNERRLPRGTENAIRPSTLSGYVNFRADQDYIWQGSEQSQIGRQPLRFGLDGALNYKNWVFEGRSDFTEGRTPAFIRGDLRLVRDAPDQALRYVIGDLSIPVTGYQNSQSQIGISVARNFSLQPHRVTRPISQYEFFLESDSRVDVLVNGRLERTLELSAGRQDIRDLPLGAGINDVELVITDNVGRVQRLNFYHPVAADLLAPGVQQFAYSLGFPTSDSSGDRNYDFTEPIVTLSHRLGVTNRLTAGSYLQANFDQQIIGLEGSWATRYGNLGWDMALSHEIELGIDYAARLRYEYSPVGAKNPSQRSFQLTVETRGENFSRVGEDNPNNDFFYDITANYSQQLFWKIRGNLSARYEFGRDTPNTYSLSLGLSKTVRNGLNIRLNLSQNRDQTGFEQQRAFINLSWSIPKIRQSIQVSSDVNNNGQYKNSLNWSYNPLRTIGRPRMSLGLTQNDRGYNLTGRLSYTGYYFNWDLSNDAVFTVDGDGGISNTSKLSLATALVFADGHFGWSRPINDSFALVIPKDSVRDQEIVINPSINGDTARINHFGFAVVPNLSPYNLSTLIIDAPNLPVGMDLGNRAITILPTYRSGTLVEVGTDATVFLRGILLNANGEPVSLQSGQIVSISDSNFPVVTLFTNRSGRFATAGLKPGRYQIKLFSNPPAEMEFEIPANATGIYDTGTLQFP
- a CDS encoding HEAT repeat domain-containing protein, yielding MIANLIRVLETTEDKYNHIWVAESLGEIAVGNELAIGSLIRVLETTEDTDTRRKVADTLGGIAVGNELAIQALIQVLETTEDEHTRREVADTLGGIAVRNELAIQVLIRVLETTEDTYTRREVANNLGKIDVGNELAIGSLIRVLETTENEDTRRKFANTLKGIAVGNELAIQVLIRVLETTENEDTRRWVANILGEIAVGNELAVGALIQVLQTTEDESTCEVIAYSLGEIAVRNELAIGVLTQVLETTENKWVRSWVAHTLGKIDPGNELAIGTFIQVLETARNQILCNEVARMIGEIAVGNELAIRELIRILETTENEDIGSRVAEILGEICPENELAIGAIIRFLETIEDQFCRSLVACTLGKIDPGNELAIQAFLGILETPENKDYCKNVAAESLGRIAVGNELAIETLIRVLETTKSKDTRQSVSENLGKIIKTQKQYTDVVFTLKHNLTDEVYENNFNLYKHCYSLLWQCAQNLPYPKFYQVWHHNTLTPHPEITNNTPVGNTPTVRQLEQQFTDICTQLPHLPLHCININKLLTLNTKNEFIQAFCNRLYQKLLPDGTPPEVQTPANLETKIIHLKQQLQTPHLFILXSTTDLPPRLGNDN